The Erinaceus europaeus chromosome 17, mEriEur2.1, whole genome shotgun sequence nucleotide sequence aatcacaggggcaacaaaatgcaaGAAACagccgtcaggagcagtgggttcatagtgcaggcactgagtcccagcaataaccctggaggaagaggaaaaaaagagagagagagagagagagagagagaagcaaacagCGTGTTTCATGATGAATCTGTTTACTTTAAATAGCAGCACTTAGCCTGAGAATCAACTGCTGAGCCCAGGGCTAGGCATGCACAGCACCGCCATTACTGACGGCATCTTGGGTCTGAGATCCTGAAATCAAGATTTGGAGGACTGGCTGGTGTTGCTGCTGACTCCTCGTAGCAGGTGACTCCCCTGCGAGGCTCGTCTAGCTgccagcctgtccttgtgctctgAGTCCTAAAGTTCGGCGACCACACAGGAATCACGTGGAGGAATCAGTCTCGCATTGCTCGCGGGGCCTCCTGCAACATTGACTAGAGTCAGAGGCAGGGTCCCTGGCAGGGGCCAGAAATGTGTCTGACGTGTGTATATGTCCGCAATGAGGGGCCTGCTGCGTTTAGACTGCCGTTGCCAGGCCGACCCTGTTGTTCCCCTGGtcaaagacagagaagtagaggcgCAGGAAGACATCTCCCAGGGTCCAGGGCTCGTTTTGGTACCAGCCCTGCCCCATCCAGTCAAGGTTGCTGAAGTAGGAGTTCCATCTGTTGCCCTGCAAGAGACACACCTGGGTCAGCTCAGGCCACCTCAAACCCTCCTGCACCTGgggccacccccccacctcctgggcAGCCTCTTCCACACCAGGCTGCTGCCTGCCCCCAGCCTTGTGTTTCCATGGGGTGGTCTCCCGGAGTCTGCAGTCCTCTCACACTGCACCCCCCCCCTTGGCACAGCTTCCTGGGGGCATCATCTACAAGGGACCGGGACATACTGGCCTCCacccagccagcctcctgctgTGTTCTGCAGACTGGGGACTTGGAAACTCTATCACTCTGTCTCCCACCAAAACCACTCACAAGCTCAGGGCCAGCACCCCCATTCCCAGAGGGGAAACTGGGGTGCAGCAAAAGAAGACACCGCCTAGGGTGAGGTGATGGTTTGTTCCAACCAGGATGCTTGAGAGGTGGGATTCGACTAATCATGGCAGGCCTGCCACCTACCCTGTCACCCTTCTTTCCCCCACACCCCAGCATtagtcagctctggctcatggtgtgcaggggattgaacctgcgacctctgagcctcaggcatgagaatcttttggcATGACCCTCATGCCGTCTGCCCGGCCCACTTCTATTTCAGGGATGGCTAtagaatagtagtagtagtagtagtttgtGTCCTGCAATAGCACGATCGCACCACCAGGGGCGCCCTCCACCCAACCGCTGTCAGGGTCCCTGGAGCCCCCGCACCGGACGCAGGTAGGCGCTGGCCGGCACTGAGTAGTTGACACGGTTGATGGTGAAGACCAGGTCGGGCATAGTGTTCTTGTTGTCACAGGGGATGGTGACCTGCCACAGACAAAGACCAAAGGACAGAGTTAGGGGGTGTCCTTGTGGGTGTGGAACCCCTTACCCCCTCCCCACAGGGTGAACCTCACCCTGTGGGCGGAGATCTGCTGGGCCTGGAGGATGCTGTGGATGttccagatgtctctctgtggGCCAAACAGCAGGGATGTGCCTGTGTCCAGTATGGCCTGGCAGCCACCGTGACAGGCCACTACCTTCCCGTTCATGGAGACGCTGCCAGGGATGGAGGGAAGCCTGGGTGAGGCAGACTCCTGGCGCCCCTCCCTGACCAGAACACCCTTCTCCAGGCCACACCTCTCCCTTCCTTGTACCTGATGCAACTCGCTCAGATCAGGATGCTGGTCAGTGCTGGGGTGTGTAGACACACAGGGTGACACGCATGGGGACTCACCTGTCCACAGTGATCTGCCAGAACTGGCGCCTGGTCACGGGGATCCAGTGCAGTTCCCCGGTGTAGTAGGAGTGGTCCACCCCGCCGAGCATCACAGTGCTGCCCTCCTTCATTCCTCTGGGGGTGGCGAGAaagggggcacagagtgaggggCACAGTGTATGTGTGGACTTGTATCAAGCTCAGGAGCACACCCAGCCCAGAGGACTACTCCTCACACCCTCAGGTTATTTCCACTTTTCAGAGTTAAGggggagggaaactgaggcagaagaTGAAGGGAGGCCTGGGGGACCTGCCCAGGACTGAGTCAGATGCATATAACTGCACATGGCAATGTTTCAATAAAGTTTCCTTTGCAGCAAGCAAGTGGTGGGCCAGATCTTTCTCCCTACCATCATAGTTGCCTGAGCTCTGGATGGAGTTGGTTTCAGGAAACTTCTGGATCAGGGAGCCTATGCAGCctctcagagagcagcccagacTCACCTGCTCAGATAGAAGGCAAAGACATTTTCTGAGATGAGGTTTTGCTCCCACAAGGTGTCAAAGAAGGGAGTCGTCCCTTCAGTGGCAAGACCAGGGTATGCCAGGCCCAGGATGCTATCGAAGGATGTAAGGACAAATTCATACCCTGGCTCCACCAGGCTCAGACCAAATCCCTGGCTCACGGCAATGAGATTCCAGATCTGTGGAGAAAGGGGTGGGGCCCCCACTTAAGGGTTTGGGAAGAGAGTGGGGCTGGAAGTGGCAGAGGCAAGAGGCAGAGCCTGGCTGTGCCCTGGTTGTGCCTTGGCTGAGCACTGATGGGAATTCAGCCCTGTACCTCCATCCCAACACCTGCTCACACATCTCATGTGACCCTTCTCCCATATTGTTTTGTGTGGGACCGAAACTCAGAGGAGGCCAGAGGGCTCCACCTACAGGACCAAATGAGTAGAGCAGGAGAGCCTTTGTCTTCAGTATGGTCAGATCATAGACTGAacagtcaccatgcacaaagaccagggttcaagcccccagtccccacctgcagggatgaggGGGGTgatgcttcgcaggcagtgaagcagagctacaggtgtctctctttctgtctccctctcgacctccccttctcctctcaatttctttactctattgaataaaagaaaggagaggaggaaatggctaccaggataTAACCctagtgcagagagagagagattaaaaggcTGAGGGTGgctctcagtgggtagagtgagcATCTGCACTGCCTAAGGCCCTGGgtttcatccccagcagcacatggacaaGCAATGCAATGTTCCTTCCCtcaaaaataaatcttattttgtGAAGGTGTGATTGAAGTGCCTGGCACATCTGGAAAATCaaaaagtggtttgtcttgctctGCTTGCAGCAAACTCAGCCTTTGAACCTGCCAGGGGGTGGGGGACTGCAGCCTATGTGTGCCCCACCCACGCCCCAAGGGCCCCCTTCATCACCACCTGTCTGTCATTCTGGGGTTGGAGTGCCAGCAGGgacactgtctccccagagacccatccacGTGGGGGGACAGGTGTTCAGCTGCTATGAGGCTTTGGGGGGCCCCTGAGCTTCCCCCCTCCCTGTGCCCAGATCCCTCTCGCTGCTGGTACCTGCACATTGTTATAGCCCACGATGCCGGACATACCGCCCGCGCCGTAGACCACGTTCATGGGGCGGCTGGAGTTCAGGAAGCTGGAGGAGAGTCAGGAGTCGAACTTGCGGTGGTTGACtgcagagacagggtgggagggaagagggggtgTGAGTGCAGGCCTTCTTGGTTGGCCAGGAGGGGACTCACCGCCAGGGGGCGCACTCACCGCAGGCAGGGCTCGGGCAGTAGATGGAGGGCACCCAGAGGTCTGTGGAGCCTGTGTCAAAGGCCACCGAGAAGTTCTGAGGGGGCGTGCCTATGCCGATGGTGCCGATGTAGATCATCTGCGGGTGGTGCCGTGCGGGGAGAGGGGCTGTCAGAGCAGGCCCCTGCACCCCCAGTTCCTCTGCCCCACCTCACTGTCCTGGGTGCAGGCCAAGGCCTTCCTTTAATAAGCCAGccgccgggagtcgggcggtagcacaacgggttaagtgcaggtggcgcaaagcaaaggaccagcttaaggatccaggttccagccccgggctccccacctgcaggggagtcacttcacaggccgtgaagcaggtctgcaggtgtctgtctttctctgcccctctctgtcttcccctcctctctccatttctctctgtcctatccaagaaggatggcatcaataacaacaacaataactacaacaagaaaacaacaagggcaacaaaagggaataaataaataaaatactttttaaaaataaaaataaaaaaataagccagCCACCACCACACCCACTGCACCCTCCTGCTGTTCTCTAAACTCTTCCCATACTCTTCAAGGCCCAGCTGAAGAGCTGCTTCCTCCAGGCAGCCCTCCTAGCACTTGCCACTTCCTCTAGACTCAAAGACAGCCATGTTAACACCAAGGATTTGGCCTTTGTCTTTGACACCTACTTGTTCTTTGGTGGATTCAAAGCtagtctttcttctcctctttttttctttcttcctttcttccttcctgtctttttttctttttaacatttaatgttttaaattttttaaattcaaatcacttttattatttttaaattttttatgtatatgatagagacattgagacattttttatgtatatgacagagaaattgagaaaggacagagaggtaGAGCGGGAACaatgcagagagacacctgcagccctgcttcaccacccttgaatctttccccctgcaggtggtgaccctgggtttgaatccaggaccatacactgtagtgtgtgtgctgaaccaggtgtgccaccgctcggCCTCTCAAAGCATCTTTCTTATGTGTAACAAGATCATTGTTATCAAGCCAGCACCAAAGCGTTCTTCAATGTGATggtggctgggctcgaacctgggtcaatcACTTGGCAAAGGAGcccactaagtgagctatttcacaggacCCTTTGTTGTGCTGGACCAGCTGTTCCAGGTCAGAACCACAGGGGGGCGATGCAGAGACCCTCCCCGCACCCATCCCGGTTCCCACACTTACATCCATGTGGTTCCTCAGGGGAAAGGAAAGACTTGGCGCCTTGTTCTCCTCACTGATGTAGAAAATTCTTGCTGCCTCTGCCGGGGGTACTTCTTCATGAACTCTCTCTGAAGGTCTCTCAACAGGGGATTCTCTCGCATGGACCCTCCTCAGAGGGATTCTGGACACAGCATGTGGACAGAGgacaaaagacagacagacagacagacagaggtcaGGTGCTGTGTGCCACACCTCAGCTGCCCCACCAGACTGCCTCCCCCAAGGAAGCTAAATAATCTtattggggtgcattggatcgaccttctcgtggtgcatcccgtgagtccccattcattggggaaactgacgatccttcctagccgactgaatccacatggatcccagtcactttcaaagccatttaactggctacggaagaagggcaaacgctagaagaagaagattgcggGAACCACTGCACTTTGAGATGGTTGTACCTGGTAGCGCTAACACGTAAGTAGATGCTCTTAGGTTGTTAGAAGCAGCTATAGGGgccaccagggttcaagcccctcagtctcccacttgcaggggggaagtttcacaggtggtaaagcaatgctgcaggtctctctctctctctctccgtttccatctccctctccccctctcattttatctgtgtctctatctagtaagtaataaataaaatatttagaataaaCCTTAATAAGAAAATGAAGCAGGGGGAGTGGGGGtaagtggtggcacacacctggttaagcgcacacattacagtgcgaaaggacctgggttcacacccctgttccccacctacagggggaaagcgtcatgagttgtgaagcagggctgcaggtgtctctctgtctctccctctctagctccttctcacctctcaatttctctctgtccaataagtaaattggAAGCAGGTATAGAAGCATACCTGACATAAAGTAGAAAACATCTGATTTATAAGTTAAACAGGTAATTGTGACACTGCCATAAGGCAATGATAAAAGATAAAAGTATTCTCTGCATGAATTACAGGCCCAAAAAGGGAATGCGAGTCTgtgtgttcttcttcttttttttttttttctgtgtgttctTCTAACTTG carries:
- the LOC103116488 gene encoding LOW QUALITY PROTEIN: pregnancy-associated glycoprotein-like (The sequence of the model RefSeq protein was modified relative to this genomic sequence to represent the inferred CDS: substituted 1 base at 1 genomic stop codon), whose protein sequence is MRENPLLRDLQREFMKKYPRQRQQEFSTSMIYIGTIGIGTPPQNFSVAFDTGSTDLWVPSIYCPSPACVNHRKFDSXLSSSFLNSSRPMNVVYGAGGMSGIVGYNNVQIWNLIAVSQGFGLSLVEPGYEFVLTSFDSILGLAYPGLATEGTTPFFDTLWEQNLISENVFAFYLSRGMKEGSTVMLGGVDHSYYTGELHWIPVTRRQFWQITVDSVSMNGKVVACHGGCQAILDTGTSLLFGPQRDIWNIHSILQAQQISAHRVTIPCDNKNTMPDLVFTINRVNYSVPASAYLRPDTNYYYYYYSIAIPEIEVGRADGMRGNRWNSYFSNLDWMGQGWYQNEPWTLGDVFLRLYFSVFDQGNNRVGLATAV